In Malus sylvestris chromosome 16, drMalSylv7.2, whole genome shotgun sequence, the following are encoded in one genomic region:
- the LOC126608222 gene encoding uncharacterized protein LOC126608222 translates to MSGPSDRRFDLNLVEEAAPPSPDNIWCPSFVSPTGPLTVGDSVMKNDMTAAVVARNLLTPKDNRLLSKRSDELAVKDSLALSVQCAGSVSNMAQRLFARTRQVESLAAEVMSLKQEIRGLKHENKQLHRLAHDYATNMKRKLDQMKETDSQVLLDHQRFVGLFQRHLLPSSSGAVPRNEAPNDQPLMPPPSRVLSSTEAPNDPPLVPSLSGALPTAETSPKQPL, encoded by the coding sequence atgtctggcccctccgaccgtcgttttgacttgaaccttgttgaagaggcagccccgccttctccagacaacatatggtgcccatccttcgtctcccctactggtcctcttaccgttggggattccgtgatgaagaatgatatgaccgctgcggtggtggccaggaaccttctcactcccaaagataacagactactttccaaacggtctgatgagttagctgttaaggattcgctggctctcagtgttcagtgtgcaggttctgtgtctaatatggcccaacgcctatttgctcgaacccgccaagttgaatcattggcggctgaagtgatgagtctcaaacaggagattagagggctcaagcatgagaataaacagttgcaccggctcgcacatgactatgctacaaacatgaagaggaagcttgaccagatgaaggaaactgatagtcaggttttacttgatcatcagagatttgtgggtttgttccaaaggcatttattgccttcgtcttctggggctgtaccgcgtaatgaagctccaaatgatcaacctctgatgcctcctccttctagggttctgtccagtactgaggctccaaatgatccccctctggtgccttctctttctggggctctaccgactgctgagacttctcctaagcaacctttgtga